In the genome of Streptomyces pactum, one region contains:
- a CDS encoding TOMM precursor leader peptide-binding protein, whose product MTAPAPPLGPLPVPVLDATAARATTAGRAVVLLTDWTPGLAEELSRHALGHPVTFVPVRLDGPLAVVGPVLRPGAAACLRCVEYQRLATAGGRVPWHSPKLELAGVVPPSLGAALGALAMDLLAPADPGGPGDPGGPGVRRGAGEAGEAGGSGEAGTAGSGGGPGDRGRPRGPTEHGTARPPGSPPGPAAPRESAGREHPGEERHPGTPRHPGGPRHPGAPPEPYEPPEPYGPGAGPAGAGAATVYLVHTARATWSTHRVRPVGGCPVCHPLPPDSAAGTGPLAAGPRPLPDPAVLRGPNPRTGAGRMREALYDERFGPVRALFRAEDLASCLTSAFVTDGRAVDDGGYGRGQDFVSSERIALFESVERYAGMRPTGRRTVLRAPFRALGPDRALDPERLGLPDPAHHGHPASRSVPYTPELELDWVYGWSLTHRRVLAVPEHVAYWDVPGDRPRVVYESSNGCGLGNSPEEAVLHGLFEVAERDAFLMAWYPATPLPRVRPPAGDPEVAWLADRAATAGYELLLLDATNDFAVPAVVAVCRYRGTHPDAPRVLLAAGAHHDPRTAIRSAVAEVVTNVLEAPRRARAEGCPRDPRRLRPMLERPDLVVTLDDHVGLNALPEAAPRLEFLFADTPLRSVAETWPGAPEPVTDLSVLLDATVRRLAGTGLEVIAVDQTEPGLRDRLGLYCAKVIVPGSLPMTFGHVNHRTRGLPRLLDVPHRLGRTGRPLRHRDLPLHPHPFP is encoded by the coding sequence ATGACCGCGCCCGCCCCGCCGCTCGGCCCGCTGCCGGTGCCGGTGCTCGACGCCACCGCCGCGCGCGCCACCACCGCCGGCCGGGCCGTGGTGCTGCTCACCGACTGGACCCCGGGACTCGCCGAGGAGCTGAGCCGCCACGCCCTGGGCCACCCGGTCACCTTCGTCCCGGTGCGCCTGGACGGGCCGCTGGCGGTGGTCGGCCCGGTGCTGCGCCCCGGCGCCGCGGCCTGCCTGCGCTGCGTGGAGTACCAGCGGCTGGCCACCGCCGGCGGCCGGGTGCCCTGGCACAGCCCGAAACTGGAACTGGCCGGGGTGGTGCCGCCGTCGCTGGGCGCGGCGCTCGGCGCGCTCGCCATGGACCTGCTGGCACCGGCCGACCCGGGCGGGCCCGGCGACCCCGGGGGTCCGGGGGTGCGGCGGGGAGCCGGGGAGGCGGGAGAAGCGGGGGGATCGGGAGAAGCGGGGACAGCGGGGAGTGGCGGCGGCCCGGGGGACCGCGGGCGGCCGCGGGGGCCGACGGAGCACGGGACGGCGCGACCCCCCGGGTCACCACCGGGGCCGGCCGCACCACGCGAGTCCGCCGGACGGGAGCACCCCGGCGAGGAGCGGCACCCCGGCACCCCGCGGCACCCCGGCGGGCCCCGGCACCCCGGCGCACCGCCGGAGCCGTACGAGCCGCCGGAGCCGTACGGGCCGGGGGCGGGGCCGGCCGGCGCCGGGGCGGCCACCGTGTACCTGGTGCACACCGCCCGCGCCACCTGGTCCACCCACCGGGTCCGCCCGGTCGGCGGCTGCCCGGTGTGCCACCCGCTGCCGCCCGACTCCGCGGCCGGCACCGGGCCGCTGGCCGCCGGCCCCCGCCCGCTGCCCGATCCGGCGGTGCTGCGCGGCCCCAACCCGCGTACCGGCGCCGGCCGGATGCGGGAGGCCCTGTACGACGAGCGGTTCGGCCCGGTGCGCGCGCTGTTCCGGGCCGAGGACCTCGCCTCCTGCCTGACCTCGGCGTTCGTCACCGACGGCCGGGCGGTGGACGACGGCGGGTACGGCCGCGGCCAGGACTTCGTGAGCAGCGAGCGGATCGCGCTCTTCGAGAGCGTCGAACGGTACGCCGGGATGCGCCCCACCGGCCGGCGCACCGTGCTGCGCGCCCCCTTCCGGGCGCTGGGGCCGGACCGGGCGCTGGACCCGGAGCGGCTGGGGCTGCCCGACCCCGCCCACCACGGCCACCCCGCGTCCCGGAGCGTGCCCTACACCCCGGAGCTGGAACTGGACTGGGTGTACGGCTGGTCGCTCACCCACCGCCGGGTCCTGGCCGTCCCCGAACACGTGGCCTACTGGGACGTGCCCGGCGACCGGCCCCGCGTGGTCTACGAGTCGTCCAACGGCTGCGGCCTCGGCAACAGCCCCGAGGAGGCGGTGCTGCACGGCCTGTTCGAGGTCGCCGAGCGGGACGCCTTCCTGATGGCCTGGTACCCGGCCACCCCGCTGCCCCGGGTCCGGCCGCCGGCCGGTGACCCGGAGGTGGCCTGGCTGGCGGACCGGGCCGCCACCGCCGGCTACGAGCTGCTCCTCCTCGACGCCACCAACGACTTCGCCGTGCCGGCCGTGGTGGCCGTCTGCCGCTACCGCGGCACGCACCCGGACGCCCCCCGCGTCCTGCTGGCGGCCGGGGCCCACCACGACCCGCGCACCGCGATCCGGTCGGCGGTCGCCGAGGTCGTCACCAACGTCCTGGAAGCCCCCCGCCGCGCCCGCGCCGAGGGCTGCCCGCGTGACCCGCGGCGGCTGCGGCCGATGCTGGAGCGGCCCGACCTCGTCGTCACCCTCGACGACCACGTGGGCCTGAACGCCCTGCCGGAAGCCGCCCCGCGGCTGGAGTTCCTCTTCGCCGACACCCCGCTCCGGTCGGTCGCCGAGACCTGGCCCGGGGCACCGGAGCCGGTGACCGACCTGTCCGTGCTGCTCGACGCCACCGTGCGCCGGCTGGCCGGCACCGGCCTGGAGGTGATCGCCGTCGACCAGACCGAACCGGGACTGCGCGACCGGCTCGGGCTGTACTGCGCCAAGGTGATCGTGCCCGGCTCGCTGCCGATGACCTTCGGGCACGTCAACCACCGCACCCGCGGGCTGCCCCGGCTGCTGGACGTCCCGCACCGGTTGGGCCGCACCGGCCGGCCGCTGCGCCACCGGGACCTGCCGCTCCACCCGCACCCCTTCCCCTGA
- a CDS encoding thiopeptide-type bacteriocin biosynthesis protein, protein MTTDTWHSYHLFLHSGTEDTDAFLTQDAAPLLDGLVAAGDAADWFFIRYGEDGPHLRIRVRGLTAGAAAELPAALVRAAKARPAVAGPWPSYHGEIRTVPYVPETRRYGGPRALPAAERMFTVATRVALAALRALPAAPGGSARLTTAADLAHATAHGLGMDRLAAARWLRRHAAGWRWVTEVPLLPGAAVHARVNTVHAAQRTALAARARALRTGLAAGTADPWLTEWARQVGDADARLRAELGPDAAALPWVWASQLHMLLNRLGVGPDEERAVCRLASRTLLDPGEPPTFFPDGHRAADLQYLERSKFQIGRGQDSALRPLEPDAGPATTADPAETALPAGPPPEVPLHTVLARRASLRGALTGPLDATRLGTLLWTALAESGRSAQRLADGSSRTLVHRPYPSAGALYTARVRLIALDVAGLPPATYDCVPERRTLRRIGPAPSVTEIQPLSTYFTRPADDPDRIGVERAPVVLGLYVNLGLLRTRYGLRALRLALLETGHLAQTLLLTATALGLAGTPLGGFHDDLAHELLGLDDLDQPLQYLLPLGRRAPE, encoded by the coding sequence GTGACGACGGACACCTGGCACAGCTACCACCTCTTCCTCCACTCCGGCACCGAGGACACCGACGCCTTCCTCACCCAGGACGCCGCACCGCTGCTGGACGGGCTGGTGGCCGCCGGGGACGCCGCCGACTGGTTCTTCATCCGCTACGGCGAGGACGGCCCGCACCTGCGCATCCGGGTCCGCGGGCTCACCGCGGGCGCCGCCGCCGAACTCCCCGCCGCGCTGGTCCGCGCGGCCAAGGCCCGCCCGGCGGTGGCCGGCCCCTGGCCGTCGTACCACGGCGAGATCCGCACCGTGCCGTACGTCCCGGAGACCCGGCGGTACGGCGGGCCGCGGGCGCTGCCCGCCGCCGAGCGGATGTTCACGGTCGCCACCCGGGTGGCCCTCGCCGCGCTGCGCGCGCTCCCGGCCGCCCCCGGCGGCTCCGCCCGGCTCACCACCGCGGCGGACCTGGCCCACGCGACCGCCCACGGCCTGGGCATGGACCGGCTGGCCGCCGCCCGGTGGCTGCGGCGCCACGCCGCGGGCTGGCGGTGGGTCACCGAGGTGCCGCTGCTCCCCGGGGCGGCGGTGCACGCCCGGGTCAACACCGTCCACGCCGCCCAGCGCACGGCGCTCGCCGCGCGCGCCCGGGCGCTGCGGACCGGCCTGGCGGCCGGGACGGCCGACCCCTGGCTGACGGAGTGGGCGCGACAGGTCGGCGACGCCGACGCACGGCTGCGCGCGGAACTCGGCCCGGACGCCGCGGCGCTGCCCTGGGTCTGGGCGTCCCAGCTCCACATGCTGCTCAACCGGCTCGGCGTCGGCCCCGACGAGGAGCGCGCGGTGTGCCGGCTGGCCTCCCGGACGCTGCTCGACCCCGGGGAGCCGCCCACCTTCTTCCCCGACGGGCACCGCGCGGCCGACCTGCAGTACCTGGAACGCAGCAAGTTCCAGATCGGCCGCGGGCAGGACTCGGCGCTCCGGCCGCTGGAACCGGACGCCGGGCCGGCCACGACGGCGGACCCCGCGGAGACCGCCCTGCCGGCCGGCCCGCCGCCGGAGGTGCCGCTGCACACCGTGCTGGCCCGCCGGGCGTCGCTGCGCGGAGCGCTCACCGGCCCGCTGGACGCCACCCGACTGGGCACCCTGCTGTGGACCGCGCTGGCCGAGAGCGGCCGGTCCGCCCAGCGCCTCGCCGACGGCTCGTCCCGGACCCTGGTGCACCGCCCCTACCCCAGCGCGGGCGCCCTCTACACCGCCCGGGTGCGGCTGATCGCCCTGGACGTGGCCGGGCTCCCGCCGGCCACCTACGACTGCGTACCCGAACGGCGGACCCTGCGGCGCATCGGCCCGGCGCCGTCCGTCACCGAGATCCAGCCGCTGTCCACCTACTTCACCCGCCCGGCCGACGACCCCGACCGGATCGGGGTGGAGCGGGCACCGGTCGTCCTGGGCCTGTACGTCAACCTCGGCCTGCTGCGCACCCGTTACGGCCTGCGCGCCCTGCGCCTGGCCCTGCTGGAGACCGGCCACCTGGCGCAGACCCTGCTGCTCACCGCCACCGCCCTGGGCCTGGCCGGCACCCCGCTCGGCGGCTTCCACGACGACCTGGCCCACGAACTGCTGGGCCTGGACGACCTGGACCAGCCGTTGCAGTACCTGCTGCCGCTCGGCCGCCGCGCCCCGGAGTGA
- a CDS encoding SDR family oxidoreductase → MERQVTVVTGGGRGIGAAVALRLAQAGHDVAIGYQRDEEAARRSAAAVRAAGVRCAVVRADTAVAEDVEALFDAVVEELGPVTGLVNNAGITGPLTRFTEVSPEVVRRVVDVNVTGALLCARRAAREMSTRLGGSGGSVVNISSGAATTGSPGEYVHYAASKAAVDAMTVGLSKELAAEGIRVNSVQPGMTVTDIHATMGDPQRPWRKADRVPMGRPGEPEEVAAAVAWLMSPEASYTTGAVLRVAGGL, encoded by the coding sequence ATGGAGCGGCAGGTCACCGTGGTGACGGGTGGGGGACGCGGGATCGGGGCGGCCGTCGCCCTGCGACTGGCACAGGCGGGCCATGACGTCGCCATCGGGTACCAGCGGGACGAGGAGGCCGCGCGGCGGTCGGCGGCCGCGGTGCGCGCCGCCGGTGTCCGCTGCGCGGTGGTGCGCGCCGACACCGCGGTCGCCGAGGACGTCGAGGCGCTGTTCGACGCGGTGGTCGAGGAGCTGGGCCCGGTCACCGGCCTGGTGAACAACGCCGGGATCACCGGGCCGCTGACCCGGTTCACCGAGGTCTCCCCGGAGGTCGTCCGCCGGGTGGTGGACGTGAACGTCACCGGGGCGCTGCTGTGCGCCCGGCGGGCGGCGCGGGAGATGTCCACCCGGCTCGGCGGATCCGGCGGCTCGGTGGTCAACATCTCCTCGGGCGCGGCGACGACCGGCAGCCCCGGGGAGTACGTGCACTACGCGGCGAGCAAGGCGGCGGTGGACGCGATGACCGTCGGGCTGTCGAAGGAGCTGGCCGCCGAGGGCATCCGGGTCAACTCGGTGCAGCCCGGTATGACGGTGACCGACATCCACGCGACGATGGGCGACCCGCAGCGGCCGTGGCGGAAGGCCGACCGGGTGCCGATGGGCCGCCCCGGCGAGCCCGAGGAGGTCGCGGCGGCGGTGGCGTGGCTGATGTCACCGGAGGCCTCGTACACCACCGGGGCGGTGCTGCGGGTGGCCGGCGGCCTGTGA
- a CDS encoding GntR family transcriptional regulator codes for MGTTQLESVPEPKYWHLKTVLSDALDSEFAVGEILPNERELAARFGVARATLRQALEQLELEGRLQRRRGVGTTVAPPRVGVSVGDPAHSWPGINDTADPWRPVGSDEATPPPAVARLLGTEPDRTTHVVRRTRLAHGQPLAAELLYIPDASVPHLSSIDAPGGTARARTLLRELARLELEGQEQAVELGSARAEDAKELDRLPGSPVLIVTTRYYAQGRTAAVAVATYRADTCRLTFGDPSGGMQLLAG; via the coding sequence GTGGGGACCACGCAGCTCGAATCGGTGCCGGAGCCGAAGTACTGGCACCTGAAGACGGTGCTCAGCGACGCGCTGGACTCGGAGTTCGCGGTGGGGGAGATCCTCCCCAACGAGCGGGAGCTCGCCGCCAGGTTCGGTGTCGCGCGCGCCACGCTCCGGCAGGCGCTGGAGCAACTGGAACTGGAAGGCCGGCTGCAGCGCCGGCGCGGCGTGGGCACCACCGTCGCGCCGCCCCGGGTCGGGGTCTCGGTGGGCGACCCGGCGCACTCCTGGCCGGGCATCAACGACACGGCCGACCCGTGGCGGCCCGTCGGCAGCGACGAGGCGACCCCGCCGCCGGCGGTGGCCCGGCTGCTCGGCACCGAGCCGGACCGTACGACGCACGTGGTGCGGCGCACCCGGCTGGCGCACGGTCAGCCGCTCGCCGCGGAGCTGCTGTACATCCCGGACGCCTCGGTGCCCCACCTCAGCTCCATCGACGCCCCCGGCGGCACGGCACGCGCCCGGACGCTCCTGCGGGAGCTGGCCCGCCTGGAGCTGGAAGGCCAGGAGCAGGCCGTGGAGCTGGGCTCGGCCCGGGCCGAGGACGCCAAGGAGCTCGACCGGCTCCCCGGCTCGCCGGTCCTCATCGTCACCACCCGCTACTACGCGCAGGGCCGCACCGCCGCCGTGGCGGTGGCCACCTACCGCGCGGACACCTGCCGGCTGACGTTCGGTGACCCGAGCGGCGGGATGCAGCTGCTGGCCGGCTGA
- a CDS encoding ROK family protein has product MGRLTGTDPSLLRRINSAVVLHALRAATAAGRGTGTGRPGSVDEAEKPGAATLTDLVGATGLSRPTVEGVVEGLIAGGLVTEVPADVETRRQGRPARRFRFRAEAGHLLGVEVGPHRVAALLSDLDGRMKGSAQRAVTVDAPAEERLERVRTTVADLLRRSGVARDSLRAVGVATPGIVEADGTVRLCTALPGWTGLPLGERLGRSFRCPVLVENDANAAAVAEHWQGAATGTGDVVFVLAGLSPGAGSLIAGRLHRGFGGAAGEIGALHLLGQEAAPEEVLSTTGEPLHPLDEEQVARVFALAREGDDRAREAVSRFMRRLVHDVATLVLALDPEVVVVGGWAAGLDGVLAPLQEELARYCLRPPEVIQSLLGEAAVATGALRLALDHVEEELFAVEGTVTARRTRSR; this is encoded by the coding sequence GTGGGGCGGCTCACCGGCACAGATCCGTCTCTGCTGCGGCGCATCAACTCCGCCGTGGTGCTGCACGCGCTGCGCGCGGCCACCGCCGCCGGGCGGGGGACGGGGACGGGGCGGCCCGGCTCCGTGGACGAGGCGGAGAAACCGGGCGCCGCCACCCTCACCGACCTGGTGGGGGCCACCGGCCTGTCCCGGCCCACCGTCGAGGGCGTGGTCGAGGGGCTGATCGCCGGCGGGCTGGTGACCGAGGTCCCGGCCGATGTCGAGACCCGCCGCCAGGGCCGGCCCGCGCGGCGGTTCAGGTTCCGCGCCGAGGCCGGTCATCTGCTGGGGGTGGAGGTCGGCCCGCACCGGGTCGCCGCGCTGCTGTCGGACCTGGACGGCCGGATGAAGGGCTCGGCCCAGCGCGCCGTGACGGTGGACGCACCGGCCGAGGAACGCCTGGAGCGGGTGCGCACCACCGTCGCCGACCTGCTCCGGCGCTCCGGGGTGGCGCGTGACTCGCTGCGCGCGGTGGGGGTGGCCACCCCGGGCATCGTGGAGGCCGACGGCACGGTGCGGCTGTGCACCGCCCTGCCGGGCTGGACCGGGCTGCCGCTCGGGGAACGGCTGGGCCGCTCCTTCCGCTGCCCGGTGCTGGTGGAGAACGACGCCAACGCCGCCGCCGTGGCGGAGCACTGGCAGGGCGCGGCGACCGGCACCGGGGACGTGGTGTTCGTGCTGGCCGGGCTGAGCCCGGGGGCCGGTTCGCTGATCGCCGGCCGGCTGCACCGGGGCTTCGGCGGCGCGGCCGGGGAGATAGGGGCGCTCCACCTGCTGGGCCAGGAGGCGGCCCCGGAAGAGGTGCTCTCCACCACCGGGGAGCCGCTGCACCCGCTCGACGAGGAGCAGGTGGCCCGGGTCTTCGCGCTGGCCCGCGAGGGCGACGACCGGGCCCGGGAGGCGGTCTCCCGGTTCATGCGGCGGCTGGTGCACGACGTGGCGACGCTGGTCCTCGCGCTGGACCCGGAGGTGGTGGTGGTGGGCGGCTGGGCGGCCGGCCTCGACGGCGTCCTCGCCCCGCTCCAGGAGGAGCTGGCGCGTTACTGCCTGCGGCCACCGGAGGTGATCCAGTCGCTGCTCGGCGAGGCGGCGGTGGCCACCGGGGCGCTCCGGCTGGCGCTGGACCACGTGGAGGAGGAACTCTTCGCGGTCGAGGGCACGGTGACGGCCCGTCGCACCCGCTCCCGCTGA
- a CDS encoding response regulator transcription factor — protein sequence MPITVLLVDDEPLVRAGMRAVLAAQPGIEVVGEAADGASVVPLVRRLRPRVVLMDVRMPLLDGIEATRAVLRADPAPPKILVITTFENDDYVYEALRAGADGFLLKRARPEEVVNAVRLVADGDSLLFPAAVRALAAGRSSSAAREALERAALTERERQVLRLMARGMSNAEMAGELVLGTETVKTHVSSVLAKLGARDRTQAVITAYESGFVVPG from the coding sequence GTGCCGATCACTGTCCTGCTCGTCGACGACGAGCCGCTGGTCCGTGCCGGGATGCGGGCGGTGCTGGCCGCCCAGCCCGGCATCGAGGTCGTCGGGGAGGCCGCCGACGGCGCCTCGGTCGTCCCGCTCGTCCGGCGGCTGCGTCCGCGCGTGGTGCTGATGGACGTGCGGATGCCGCTGCTGGACGGCATCGAGGCGACCCGGGCGGTGCTGCGCGCCGATCCCGCCCCGCCCAAGATCCTGGTGATCACCACCTTCGAGAACGACGACTACGTGTACGAGGCGCTGCGGGCGGGCGCCGACGGGTTCCTCCTCAAGCGCGCCCGGCCCGAGGAGGTGGTGAACGCGGTGCGGCTGGTCGCCGACGGGGACTCGCTGCTGTTCCCGGCGGCGGTGCGGGCGCTGGCGGCCGGCCGCTCCAGCTCCGCCGCCCGGGAGGCGCTGGAGCGGGCCGCGCTGACCGAGCGGGAGCGGCAGGTGCTCCGGCTGATGGCGCGTGGCATGTCGAACGCCGAGATGGCCGGCGAACTGGTGCTGGGCACCGAGACGGTGAAGACCCACGTCAGCTCGGTGCTGGCGAAACTGGGCGCGCGGGACCGGACACAGGCGGTGATCACGGCGTACGAGTCGGGGTTCGTCGTCCCCGGCTGA
- a CDS encoding histidine kinase, with product MLRSRLTAPVRRLGRAVTYTRWLHLLSGAVPAGLCALVYPGASAVQEARGLWLLLIPVPLLVGWAMVPPARLAEGLQARLLLLPGEHARRPGEDPAAGIAAAPAASWGDRGLTALWLVLRLEAGCATALLCVGLPALTGELIAAAADGRPVGLPGPDPVLPRPVAGLLAPLPLLVLALAVVGAGSLLAVVAPRLLGPSAAERLAALEERTERLLEHNRLARELHDSIGHALTVAVVQAGAARAAGSPEFTERALAAVEETGRRAMEDLERVLLLLRAGPGERPADRPGLAEAGRLLESARAAGCRLTAELPAELGRLPGPVSREGYRILQEALTNVLRHAGPVAVEVRVGLRAGALELEVDNPLPAADRTAVASGRGGRGLRGIRERAALLGGEAECGADRGRWRVRVRLPLDGGVRAAAP from the coding sequence GTGCTCCGCTCCCGGCTCACCGCGCCGGTCCGCCGGCTGGGCCGGGCGGTCACCTACACCCGGTGGCTCCACCTGCTCAGCGGCGCGGTCCCGGCCGGGCTGTGCGCGCTGGTGTACCCGGGGGCGTCCGCGGTGCAGGAGGCCCGGGGCCTGTGGCTGCTGCTGATCCCGGTTCCGCTGCTGGTGGGCTGGGCGATGGTGCCGCCCGCACGGCTGGCGGAGGGGCTCCAGGCCCGGCTGCTCCTGCTGCCCGGGGAGCACGCGCGGCGGCCGGGCGAGGACCCGGCGGCGGGCATCGCGGCGGCGCCCGCCGCCTCCTGGGGCGACCGGGGACTGACCGCGCTCTGGCTGGTGCTGCGGCTGGAGGCCGGCTGTGCGACGGCGCTGCTGTGCGTCGGGCTGCCGGCGCTCACCGGGGAGCTGATCGCCGCGGCGGCCGACGGCCGGCCGGTGGGGCTGCCGGGGCCGGACCCGGTGCTGCCGCGCCCGGTCGCCGGGCTGCTGGCCCCGCTGCCGCTGCTTGTGCTGGCCCTGGCCGTGGTCGGCGCCGGGAGCCTGCTGGCGGTGGTGGCCCCGCGGCTGCTCGGCCCGTCGGCCGCGGAGCGGCTGGCGGCGCTGGAGGAGCGTACCGAACGGCTGCTGGAGCACAACCGGCTCGCCCGGGAGCTGCACGACTCGATCGGGCACGCGCTGACCGTGGCGGTGGTGCAGGCGGGGGCGGCGCGGGCCGCCGGGTCGCCGGAGTTCACCGAACGGGCCCTGGCCGCGGTGGAGGAGACCGGACGGCGGGCGATGGAGGACCTGGAGCGGGTTCTGCTGCTGCTGCGGGCCGGCCCCGGGGAGCGGCCCGCCGACCGGCCCGGGCTGGCCGAGGCCGGCCGGCTGCTGGAGTCGGCCCGGGCGGCGGGCTGCCGGCTCACCGCCGAACTCCCCGCCGAACTCGGCCGGCTGCCCGGCCCGGTGTCCCGCGAGGGGTACCGCATCCTCCAGGAGGCGCTGACCAATGTGCTGCGGCACGCCGGGCCGGTGGCGGTGGAGGTCCGCGTCGGCCTCCGGGCCGGGGCGCTGGAGCTGGAGGTGGACAACCCGCTGCCCGCCGCGGACCGCACCGCGGTGGCGTCCGGCCGCGGCGGCCGGGGGCTGCGCGGCATCCGGGAGCGGGCGGCGCTGCTGGGCGGCGAGGCGGAGTGCGGCGCGGACCGGGGCCGGTGGCGGGTCCGGGTGCGGCTGCCGCTCGACGGCGGGGTCCGGGCGGCCGCCCCGTAA
- a CDS encoding ATP-binding cassette domain-containing protein: MTAIEIRGLTKEYRARRALDGLTVTVEPGRVTGFLGPNGAGKSTTLRILLGLDRPTAGSATFGGRAYTALREPLRHVGALLDAGAAHGGRTARDHLRAVAAANRLPAGRVARVLDEVGLSPAADRRVRTFSLGMRQRLGVATALLGDPAVLLLDEPANGLDPEGIVWLRRLLRRLAAEGRTVLVSSHLMAETAATADHVVVLGRGRLLADRSTADLVRAAGGRRVRVRTAEPGRLAAALTDRGLSWEPAGDGWWLVADAGAEEVGRIAAAAGAPVLGLADDHPTLEQAYLDLTGGAAEFAAGRTGAGEVE, encoded by the coding sequence ATGACAGCGATCGAGATCCGCGGGCTGACCAAGGAGTACCGGGCCCGCCGCGCCCTGGACGGGCTCACCGTGACCGTCGAACCCGGCCGGGTCACCGGATTCCTCGGCCCCAACGGCGCCGGGAAGTCCACCACCCTGCGCATCCTGCTGGGTCTGGACCGGCCCACCGCCGGCTCGGCGACCTTCGGCGGGCGCGCCTACACCGCGCTGCGCGAGCCGCTGCGCCACGTCGGGGCGCTCCTCGACGCCGGCGCCGCCCACGGGGGCCGAACCGCGCGCGACCACCTGCGCGCCGTCGCCGCCGCCAACCGGTTGCCGGCCGGGCGGGTGGCGCGGGTCCTGGACGAGGTGGGCCTGAGCCCCGCCGCGGACCGCCGGGTGCGGACCTTCTCCCTGGGCATGCGCCAGCGCCTGGGGGTGGCCACCGCGCTGCTGGGCGACCCCGCGGTGCTGCTGCTGGACGAACCGGCCAACGGGCTCGACCCGGAGGGCATCGTCTGGCTGCGGCGGCTGCTGCGGCGACTGGCCGCGGAGGGCCGCACGGTACTGGTCTCCAGCCATCTGATGGCCGAGACCGCGGCCACCGCCGACCACGTGGTGGTCCTCGGCCGCGGCCGGCTGCTGGCCGACCGGTCGACGGCCGACCTCGTCCGCGCCGCCGGCGGGCGGCGGGTGCGGGTGCGCACCGCCGAACCCGGCCGGCTGGCCGCCGCGCTGACGGACCGGGGACTGTCCTGGGAGCCCGCCGGGGACGGCTGGTGGCTGGTGGCGGACGCCGGCGCCGAGGAGGTCGGGCGGATCGCCGCCGCGGCGGGCGCCCCGGTCCTCGGCCTCGCCGACGACCACCCCACCCTGGAACAGGCGTACCTCGACCTCACCGGCGGGGCGGCCGAGTTCGCGGCCGGCCGGACCGGCGCCGGGGAGGTGGAGTGA
- a CDS encoding ABC transporter permease subunit → MAFTAALHAEWIKVRSLRSTLGCLLAVLPVTVGTTAAVCAAFGDGESREPGFDPLFTAFYGLNFGQLAAVAFGTAAVAAEYRGGAIRVSLAAVPRRGVFHAAKMVAVGGPALAVGLLTGPAAFLAGGALLDGRGTAPGDPGAVRAMLGCGVYLALLALLAAGLTTVLRSGAAALGLLVPFLLIVPFVVGDLAGGAARYLPDRAGQLVLHTSPEGGLGPWEGLGVTACWAAAAVLAGWWRLARRDA, encoded by the coding sequence ATGGCCTTCACCGCGGCCCTCCACGCGGAGTGGATCAAGGTCAGGTCCCTCCGCTCGACGCTCGGCTGCCTGCTCGCGGTCCTCCCGGTCACGGTCGGCACCACCGCCGCGGTCTGCGCGGCGTTCGGTGACGGGGAGTCCCGGGAGCCCGGCTTCGACCCCCTCTTCACCGCGTTCTACGGACTGAACTTCGGTCAGCTCGCGGCCGTCGCCTTCGGCACCGCCGCGGTCGCCGCGGAGTACCGCGGCGGGGCGATCCGGGTCTCCCTCGCCGCGGTGCCGCGCCGGGGGGTGTTCCACGCGGCCAAGATGGTTGCCGTGGGCGGGCCCGCGCTCGCCGTCGGCCTCCTCACCGGGCCGGCCGCCTTCCTGGCCGGCGGGGCGCTCCTGGACGGCCGGGGGACCGCGCCGGGTGACCCCGGCGCGGTGCGCGCGATGCTCGGCTGCGGCGTCTACCTGGCGCTGCTGGCGCTGCTGGCGGCCGGGCTGACCACGGTGCTGCGCAGCGGCGCCGCCGCCCTCGGGCTGCTCGTCCCGTTCCTGCTGATCGTCCCCTTCGTCGTGGGGGACCTCGCCGGGGGCGCCGCCCGCTACCTGCCGGACCGGGCCGGGCAACTGGTGCTGCACACCTCCCCGGAGGGCGGACTGGGCCCCTGGGAGGGCCTCGGGGTGACCGCCTGCTGGGCCGCGGCCGCGGTGCTGGCCGGCTGGTGGCGGCTGGCACGCCGCGACGCCTGA
- the mug gene encoding G/U mismatch-specific DNA glycosylase: MIAADLHVLFCGINPGLMSAATGHHFARPGNRFWPVLHAAGFTPRRLAPAEQEELLRYGLGITNVVTRPSARADELSDEEFREGGRMLREKVLRLRPRWLAVAGVTAYRVAFGDKHARIGPQERTIGETRIWALPNPSGLNAHWSAQRMAKEYGRLRAAAFDDA; encoded by the coding sequence GTGATCGCGGCGGATCTGCACGTGCTGTTCTGCGGCATCAACCCCGGGCTGATGTCGGCCGCCACCGGCCACCACTTCGCCCGCCCCGGGAACCGCTTCTGGCCGGTGCTGCACGCGGCCGGCTTCACGCCCCGGCGCCTGGCGCCGGCCGAGCAGGAGGAACTGCTCCGGTACGGGCTGGGCATCACCAACGTGGTCACCCGCCCCTCGGCGCGCGCCGACGAGCTGAGCGACGAGGAGTTCCGGGAGGGCGGCCGGATGCTGCGGGAGAAGGTGCTGCGGCTGCGGCCGCGGTGGCTCGCGGTGGCCGGGGTGACCGCCTACCGGGTGGCGTTCGGCGACAAGCACGCCCGGATCGGGCCGCAGGAGCGGACCATAGGGGAGACCCGGATATGGGCGCTGCCGAACCCCAGTGGGCTGAACGCGCACTGGTCGGCGCAGCGGATGGCCAAGGAGTACGGCAGACTGCGCGCCGCGGCGTTCGACGACGCGTGA